The genomic stretch TGCGTAGTGGAACACTGGTTGGAACTTTTAAACTGGATGTTGGCACAATCTACAGCCAGCCTGGTAAAGAATCAATGAAAATCAGCTTTGTTGTTATGAATTAATGGTACTGATATTTCAATTAATTTGTCCTTTCTTTTGTCTTGCAGAACATCAGTTTTACCACAAGTGGGCTTTGCTGATTGACCCTGAGGACATCTCAGGGGGCTGCAAAGGCTACATTAAGTGTGATATTGCAGTTGTGGCCAAAGGAGACACCATAAAGACTCCACACAAGGCCAATGAATCAGAAGAAGATGACATAGAGGGGTTACTAGATTTTTATTGTGCAtgattctttattctaaaaatagaAATTGTCAAGCGAAGATGTTAGCGTCTTGTTTGGTTTCTTATTTCATCGAGTCCCATTTCTGTTTCAGCAATCTCTTAATACCAGAGGGGGTGCCTGCAGAGCGACAGTGGGCTCGTTATTACCTGAAGATCTACAAAGCCGAGGGACTCCCTAGAATGAACACCAGCATCATGGCTAACGTCAAAAAGGCCTTCATAGGAGAAAATAAGGACCTGGTTGACCCTTATGTCCTAGTACAGTTTGCTGGGCAGAAAGTGAGTAATAGTATGGATCCTATACATTGCCCTCTGTTTTTGGCAGCTTTCTCTCAGCCGGGTCAAAATATAAATTACAGTGCAACTCCTGagttaatttatatatttaataacgTAATGTGTGATTACAGGGGAAAACATCAGTTCAAAAGAGCTGCTATGAGCCTATCTGGAACGAGCAAATTGTTTTCACCGAGATGTTTCCACCACTATGCAAGCGCATGAAGATCCAGCTCCGTGACTCAGATAAAGTGAATGATGTTGCCATCGGAACACACTTCCTGGACCTGCGGAATATTTCCAATGATGGGGACAAAGGTACCGTTTGATCTTTTAAACGCATTTCCTAAAAGTTTACCTTCCtaattttttgaaatattgttTTGACCTGGATAGAAACTAGTGGGCGATGCCTTTTACGATACAAGGAAGCATCCTCCAGGTTGATTGTTATCTCATTTAACTGCAGAAGATTTGGTTTGTATGTGGGTTCTGTTTGAGCAACTTGTACACAGTTGTAAACAATAAGCATGTCTGTTGTCCTTGCAATCAAATATACTCAAGCAGTCAAGTAGTGATATTCTATCTATAGTTTGTAATTATCAGATATAAATTATATTCATCCTTTATCTCTCAGGCTTCCTTCCCACGCTGGGACCCGCCTGGGTTAACATGTACGGCTCCACTCGTACCTACACCCTGATGGACGAGTACCAGGAGTTAAACGAAGGGCTCGGAGAGGGAGTGTCCTTCAGGGCCCGTCTGCTCATCAACCTGGGTGTGGAGATCCTGGACCCCTCCTCGCCTGACATTACCAGCTCCACAGATGTGCAGTTGGAGGGTGTATCCAACATCGGAGAGGTGGGTCCCTGCTTGGATGGGCAGCCATGCAGAGGAAGCCAATTGTTACTCATtgtgctgtggttgttgttgaattattaattgtctttttttagcCCACCTGGTGCATTATTAACATGCTGTTGCATTAATGTGGCTTCTTTTTGTTGGTGGACAATGTAAGTTACACAGCAAATTCAATTGAGCACAGTGGGATCGTAACCCTCAGGGATTCAGTTCTCTCTGTTCCACAGCTTGTATTACGGGGTTGTCAGGACCACTATGTATCtacatattattttttttaattcaaatttTTATTAGGAACACATTGGTGTACATAATACAGCACAACAAATATGCATCTTTTTCTGATTTaaagaacaaataaaatacataaataatatatacGTAGAAAAGAATGGAATGACATACTTAAACATAATTGAAAAtccagagaaaataaatgagtgaaaagaaaaagataaaaaaaaaatagtggatACAATAATTAatagtgagaaaaaaaatttaataatgaTAATACAGTTAGTATGATAGAAAGATCAGCTTAAAATATGTACTCCTGGAGAAAAATTTAAGTGAACGAACATTTGAGTAGCTTAAACAAAAAATTAGGGGGAAGAGACGTAAAAATAAGATCATCGTAAATTAAGTAAAGTCTGATCTAAGTGAGGATATCGATTCATCCCAGGATGCCCAAATTGAGCTTCTCCGTCACATAAATGTTGTGGATAACCTCAAACCAATCTTCAACCTTGGGTACATCTCTTGTCAACCACTTCCTTGTAAGGGCTTTCTTACTGGCTATAAACATAATATTAAACATATACTTGTTTACAAATCCCTTAACAGTTTCTGGTCTCAAACCCAGGTACAGAGTCTCAAACTTGAGTGGGATTACTACCTTTAACACTGTTTCCATaaaggttttaatttgtttctaGTAGACCAGAAGTAAAGGGCACTGCCAAAACACATGAGAATGATTTGCCTTCTTTTCCCCACAGGACCTCCAGCATGTAATGTTTTTGTTCAAGAAAGTCTGTTGTGCTGGCGTTTTTAaaaagggtgaggctatttgcacccctggtacaattagcagtgtatgctattcgtaccctggtgaaattagaaatgaatgctattcgtacctgggtaaaatattttttcgtgcacacagcaatgtgttcatATTAATGTGCCCATTATCCGGTACTggacaaatatcaatgtatgctatttgcacccctgtgcatttacagtaccttggcatatatttacacacagttatccatactactcatgtattatacctttttggaatattatcgccctgacattcttaccttaaccataaccaatcccactcctcttgcctaaacctaaccaacccaaccagagcaggcatattcatgagtcttcccctaccaccctgcaaaaaataTTTCGCGTTCGTgggccctgacttgcgcaattgcatgcaaattatccaatccaaaatgaaaaaaacaagatcaccTCACCGGGGAATCAAACTCCCAGACCAAAGGTCAGGGTTCTAAACACTCACCTATAAGGTCTTATTGGATGTCatacaactgtttaccacttggtgtcttcaagcctcggttgctaggtaaccatactgtatacaaaaaataggtaggCTACTATGGTACTACCTAACAAACTAAcagttgtatgctttcactgaagacagaaagcgcaactgtagtatccattttccgctagaaattcaattgttataatctttagagacaaaactttcctaatatgccaAATGCTGCAGTGCACGCGAgaaacgtgtttttgttgttatgtcgcagggtgtgaatagctcagctgtgtggctgaggctattcgtaccgggggtgcaaatagacactctaTTTTAAAAAACTCATTAGGTTCTTCCACCCAAATTCTCACCAGGACTTCCTTTTCCCATTTATCTTTTATATAAATCGTGTCCTCTCCACTTAACTCATTCAACTTGTTATACAATTTTGAGATATTCCTGCGACCTGGGTCCAATTTGTAACTCATTAAGAAGAACTTCAGAATACCTGAATTTGTCTTATCTATGTACGCCTTATTTATCACTTTCTCAGTATAACGTCTAAGTTGCCAAAACCTGTAGAAGTCTAGATTTGTTAAGCCATTGTGGACTTTTAAATCCTGAAAATGTCTTAGTGCTCCATCTTTGTAGAGGTCACTATATTTTACCAGACCGTTTTCAGCCCATTTTTTAAATCTTGCGTCTGTTCTGATGGGTATGAAATCTGAATCGCAAGCTATCCATCTCATCATAAGGTATGGCTCCTGGGACCTGTGATCTTTTAGCACCTGATACCAAATTTTGAGTGATGACATTATCCATGGATTGGAAACCCGCACACGTTTAATTAAGGCAGTATCACGTATCACAGCTTGAAGAGAAATATCGCTGGATATACTGCATTCTATTTCCTTCCACTTTGCTGTGTAGGATGGATTGCATATATCAACCAGAATTTTTATCTGTGCTGCTCTATagtaattttttatattttggagGGAAAGACCTCCATTTTTCTTGGATAGCTGAAGCGTCTTACTCTATCCAGATCCTGGAATTGGTTTGAAACAAATATGAAAGTCTTCCACCCTTTGTGCTAAACTCAAAAAGGGAATTATATTCCACTGACACAAATCTGATTGGATATTGGAAATTACAATATCGTAATTTACAGATATAATTTTAGCAAAATGTTTTCGAAGATTTACTCCCAGGTACTTTATCACATCAGAATCCCAATTTAGCACCTGAACGGTGGTATTCCGTCTCCCTTTCATAACATCAACGCCTAATCgatatcacattttttttattttttatttttatttcaaaacagCAATACAAAAGCAGTTGAAAAATATATGTAtgaaaacaagtttcctttttttgcttacatacacaaaataaaataaacaacaaatcaaagcaaaccaaaacacaaacaacccCCCACAGTCAGTAATgaggattaaataaaaaaatacagacacatatacagcaTCCAAATTCAGCAAAACATTACAATAGGTAGTCACCCTAACAGAGTACAAAATAGGACATATTGCCAGGTTTAGGCCAATCTAGTCTTAGTCAGGAATATGTGAGAAACTAGTATTCTCAAATTATAGAAAAAATGGGCCCCAtactttccaacatttttgagaAGAACTCCTTGTAGAAAGTCTAATTTGTTCTAATTGAAGGAAATAAAGGACATCCGCCAACCAGCGTGCATGACGGGGGGGGTTCTTAATTTCCATTTAGTTAAAATTTGTCTTCTTGCTAATAAGGTGACAAAGGCAATAACATCTCTATTATATTTTGATAGGGAAGGTGCAAAGGAGGAGACACCAAACAATGTGGTGAGAGCATTCGGCTCCATCCTCTCTTCCACTATGTCtgaaatagttttaaaaatatccgTCCAGTAGTTACGCAGAGATGGGCGGAGCCATAACATATGAATTAGATTGGCTGGGGTTTGCTTACATCTATCGCATTCTGGAGATATATCTTTGTAGACCCTAGCCAACCTCTCTTTAGTGTAAGACGTACGGTGCAGAATTTTGCACTGAATGAAGCCATGGCGCACACATATTGAAGTTTTATGCACATGACTAAGAATTTCGTCCCACAAGGCTCTTATGGGATCCAGTGGATctggatgaagagagagaatttgATTATAAATATCTGAAATTAACCCTTTAAATGAACAACTAGGTTTGAAAAACTTATCAAGAGGTGACTTGTTGGGCAAATTGGGGAGGTTTGGGAAGTTTGTGCGAGCAAAACTACGAACTTGTAGGTTTCTAAAAAAGTGATATTTAGGGAGTGAGAATTTCTCTGAGAGCTGTTGGAAGGACGCAATGGTGTTGTTAATGTATAAATCCTGAAATGATACTGTGCCTTGATTGGACCAAATTGAAAGAGAGTTGTCTACAAGAGATGGACGTAAAGTATGATTAGTATTGGAACTTGGACGGAGAAATATTGTAAACCAAAACAGCGTTTGAATTGAGCCCAAATTCTAAGATAAGTTCTCACAATCACATTCTTACTGTATGGCGAAGTGGAGGATAAAGTAGAAGAATGCACTACAGCCTTCAGTGAAACTGGTTTAGTAGAAGATGCCTCCATGGTAATATCACATATTTCTTTGAATGTTTTAAGCCTCTGAAAGATGGCGTTATATTGCCAGGGTCTGAGAGCTCCGAAGTTATGCTGCTAACCTCATGGCCGCTCAACCGGAAGTCGACCACTATGTTTCGTTTTATGTCATCAAAGTGCAAcagctttaaaaatgtgtttgtttgtttgtctgtgtttaagTGTTAATGTTCAGTTTCTAACTTTAATTTAATCAAGAACATTTGAAGAAGTGACAGAGTTTACCAACACTTTCTCACACTTGTTTGTCTATTTCACAGACTGCTACCGGGAAGGTTGAGGAATTTTTCCTCTTTGggtctttcctggaggccacaATGATTGACAGAAAGATTGGTGATAAACCCATCAACTTTGAGGTCACCATAGGTATTTTCCATTACCTGTTCTTTTGTCTTAAATTGAATCTTTTGAAACTTAAGCCCATTTTCAGTGTAATTGTGGAGCAGAAAGTTGAATAAGGTTTAAAGTTTTAGAAATTACCTTAAGTTATGAACATTATGGTGTTGTTGCTATATCTCATATGAAAGCAAGCAGTCTAAGAGACCAAGTTTGAAGGTGCAGCAACATTTAAGGGACTACTAACTACTGACTACTAACATAGCTGCTGTGTGCCAGGTTACTATGGAAATGAGATTGATGGAGCTGCCAGGCCAAACACGAAGGGGAAGAAGGGGGGAGGAGATGGTGATGAAGAGGAAACTGAGCTGATCCACAACTCCAGCGAGGAGGAGATGGACGATGACGGGGACCTGACTTCAGTGGCGACTACCCCTCCCATGAAACCTGTCATCACTGACCGGTCAGAGCATAATCGTCACCATCATACTGTAGAGTGACACAAACAAAgtcacaacaaacaaacaacaaaaaactgatttcttgtattgtgattttaaagTAATTGAAATAGTCCTAAATAGTACTTATTTTACAGAACATTAAGTAATTGCCTTTTGAAATGTAGACCTTTGTGTCTTTTCACTCTGTTAGATGCACATCAATCAACATCACAGTTTAACCAACCAGGTTAAAAAACCTggtttattatttgtattttaaagaaatgtatcaTTTGTATCCTCAGAAACTACTTCCACCTGCCGTATTTTGAGAGGAAGCCGTGTATCTACATTAAGAGTTGGTGGCAGGACCAGAGAAGGAGGCTGTACAATTCCAACATTATCGACAACATTGCAGATAAACTGGCAAGTCATGCACTCTACCAATTAGTAGATGAGCATAGTATTACAAAAGTTAGAACTTAGTATTTACTTGTGTTTTAGTAGTTGAACACAGTTTCTGGTTTTGAATGAGTCTAAACATCTATTGCTACTACAGGAGGATGGACTGAATGATGTTCAAGAGATCATCAAGACAGAGAAGACCTATCCTGAGCGCAGACTAAGAGGCGTCCTTGAGGAACTCAGCCAGGGTTGTAGGTCTGTAAAACAAACTTAAAACTAGCAGTTTTGAAGGTTAAGTCCAATTGATTAGCATAGACTTTGACACTGACTGAGCTCTACTTCTTTCAGTCAGTTTCTTTCGCTGGCAAACAAGGACCAAAATTCGTCTGGCAGAACCAAACTTGACAGGGAGAGACTGAAGCTGTGCATGTCAGACGTGGTATGTCAACTAAAAAGAAgcttagtttttttcttttacttgttCATTGTTTATATTTCCACTGTCTTGCTAAATGCTGGTCTGTTTCTGGGTTTAGGAGAGCATCGGCCAGCAAGCTAAAGCCATGAGGTCACAGGTGAAGAAAAGCACAGTGAGAGATAAAATCAAGCTGGCTCAGAACTTCCTCACAAAGCTGCGCTTCCTGGCTGATGAAGTGAGATCCACAACATTATGTTACAAATGATTTTGCTTGTTGAACATGCTTGAGTCATTGTGGTCATTTCATGTTTAATGTGAGCATTCTTACTGCAGCCTCAACACAGCGTTCCTGATGTTTTCATATGGATGATAAGTAATGGAAAGCGCATTGCTTATGCACGTGTTCCCTCCAAAGACATCCTTTATTCCAGTATAGAGGAGGAGACAGGAAAGGACTGTGGCAAAGTCAAGACAATCTTTCTGAGGGTGAGTTTACACTAAATATAGTAAGATAATCAATCAAAAGGCAGTTAATCTaatctgttttgtattttgaatgttgcattaaaTTCCCTTTCACCTTTTCCTCATATACTAAAGATCCCTGGTAAGAAAGGTTTTGGGCCTGCTGGCTGGACAGTCCAGTCCAAGATAGAGATTTATCTGTGGCTGGGTCTGACTAGACAGCGCAAAGACTACCTGAAGGGCCTGCCCAATGGATTTGAGGAAAATAAGTTGTCCAAAGGACCTGGCATGCCGTGCTCACCTCCCATCAGCCTCACCTACATGAGTAAGATCATCGACAAATTCAAtatttcttctatttcttcTATGTTGTTTACACTGAAATAAAGGCTGACAGcttctttttcaacatgctatttTAAATATGGTACCCACCATGTTTTAAACATATAGAATTATGATCATTCTAATTTACAAATGTCTGTAAATGCACGGCACATATCAAGTGTAATTTATGGACTTATTGATTCAATTATGAGCATCTAAATCTGTCTACAGTGAAACAGATCTTCCAGCTGCGGGTCCACATGTACCAAGCTCGTAGCCTGTTTGCTGCTGATAGCACAGGTCTGTCTGATCCCTTTGCAAGAATTTTCTTCTCCACACAAAGCCAGGTCACTGAGGTGAGCACACTCAGCGGTCAGCTTAAGATATGATTTATTGAATAGCAGATCCTGCATCtttatcaaatgttttattttctttccagatTCTGCCTGAGACTCTGTGCCCGACATGGGACCAGCTGCTGGTCTTTGAGAATGTGGAGTTGTTTGGAGAGGCCATCGAACTGAGAGACGACCCTCCTATTATCGTCATTGAACTCTATGATCAAGACACAGTGGTAAGGGTTCTTCTGAAATAGTGACACCTCTCTTTTTCCATTTGTATTAATGTGAGCAAACAGTCTACCTTTGCACAGCTTAAGTTaccagatatatatatatcattctGCTCCATCCTTATCATTCTAATAATTTGAGTCTGCCTGTCTTTTACTTGAAATGTAAGACTTGACATGCCACTTAATGAATTTAAACCTGTGTGTGATATGCCCTCAATAAATGTGTTTGTCAATAGCAGCCTGATATGAAATATATTTGAAAGTGTTTGTTGACTGACAATTTTGTATTTACTCCTGACAATTACACCATTGTTTTGGATGACCCATTGGATAAGTAGAGTGTGGATTCTTATGGCTTGATGTACTGTAGAAGCACTGTAATGTGTGCAGAGAAGATTGTATTAAAAGGCATGCAAGAGGAATAAGATATGTCCATAAGGATAGATTAACTTATACCTGTTGCATTCCTTTAAGTGACATTTTGTGCTTTTTGTATGTGACCAACCGATCATTTGGACTCTTCATAACCACTAACTGCAAGAGggattttatatttaattttttgaaaCGTAATCAttcaatgatttattttttaacattacatgAATACATAATGTCTGTTTTGCAGTTCACTGGTTATTTTAGGTATGTTGCTTTTGTTCATTCTGCTTTTAtcctcaatgtttttttatatagtcTGCCTGGAAACATGAGCATCTCAAGCCATGTTTCTTCCTGCTGATAATACACatcaaataattaataattacacaattaattttttttaaataaagcctTTGTAATATGAACACTGACAGATTGGCTATGGTAGGCTAAAAAGACCATTCTTTCAAATATTCAAACCAGAATTCTTGTTTTAACCTTTAAAGATTAATTTACCATTATGCTTCCAGGGTAAAGCTGAATTCATGGGCAGAACATTTGCCAAACCTGTGGTAAAGATGGCGGACGAGCATTACGGTCCCCCACGCTTTCCTCCTCAACTGGAGTACTATCAGATCTACCGTGGGAACTGCACCGCTGGAGAAATGCTGGCAGCCTTTGAACTGCTGCAGGTTAGGCTGCCAGATACACAAACCATCTAACTGTGAGGGTACTGTTTACAAAACTAAAGTTGTCAGATCatattgaaaataaatgatttataaTACTTTAATTGTGTCATCTGTTAGATTGGCCCCAATGGGAAAGCTGACCTGCCTCCCATTGACGGTCCCACAGATATGGAACGTGGACCAATCCTGCCTGTACCGCTGGGGATCAGACCAGTGCTCAGCAAATACAGGATCGAGGTGAAGACTTTGTTTTAGCTTTAACTTGGTATGGGTGGTTTTTTTATTAACAGAAAAGTGAAGTAAAACAGCAACAGAATCACTGAACCACCCTGTCCCTCAGGTTTTGTTCTGGGGCTTGAGGGACTTGAAGAGGGTGAATCTGGCCCAGGTGGATCGGCCTCGTGTGGACATTGAATGTGCTGGAAAGGGAGTACAGTCAGCCCTCATCCCAAACTACAAGAAAAACCCAAACTTCAGCACCCTTGTCAAGTGGTTTGAAGTGGTACTTTATCATTTAAATGACTCTATTAATATTTGCTTTTTTACCcccttttattaaattaaagtcATTTTTACATTCCATGCAaattagaaaaagaagaactgAGAAGAATTCAAAAACAAATTCCTATAAGACTATTCTCGTCAATCAAATAATTCTGTAATTTGTGTGTCAGGATTTGCCTGAGAATGAGTTGCTTCACCCACCACTGAACATCCGGGTGGTGGACTGCAGGGCTTTTGGCCGCTACACTCTGGTTGGCTCCAATGCCGTCACCACCCTGCGGAAGTTCATCTACAGGCCAAAAGACAAGCAGGCCAACAACTGGTCCACTACAGGTATAAACTAAAACCTGGAAACCATAgtgcattttcttttcattattgtTACAACAACATACagtcattaaaatgtaaaagataAAGTACAGCATGTGTTTGCTAGTGCAATACACAACAGTTTCCGATTAAATAGATACAcatagaaatatatatacataaagaaacacattcacGTTCTCCGTTTAACTTTCAGAGGAAATAATTGTCGTCAATATGGAACCTGAGCCTGGTTTTAAGAAGATGGACACTGTGGTCAAACTAGACTCTgtaagtttctttttttaaattttaggaCATGGTTAAAACAGAAAGCATTTGCACACTAGAAAGCTAACAAAAGTCACATTATCTGACTTTATGCAATCTGGCTTTCTACCTAGTGTGCTGACACTGTGGTCAAAGTTGAGGTAAGAAAAGTGCTTTACACGTaattaattcaaattgaaagatTTTATGTTGTTGCAAGAAACCCTAGAGCTTTACTGACAGCGTGTTTAATGCACCTTGTATGAAAAGGATGATGACAAGGAtggaaaggggagaaagaagaagagaaagaagggtGATGAGATTGAAGAGGACGAACTTGACGAGAGCATGTTGGACTGGTGGTCCAAATATTTTGCCTCCATTGAAACTTTGACAGAGGTGAGAAACAGGAAAACAGCACAGCCATTTGAGTCTTCTTTTGCTTTACTGACTGCAGACCTGGATAAGGTTGAGCTTTTTTAAACTTGATCAACTCAGATCCTAACTTATGGATCTTGGGGAAACTGGATCTTGTTTGCGTCTTGATAAATCCAGTTGAGAAATGATCTTCTGCTACAGGTTCTCAAGGCTCAAGAAGCTGCTCTTTCAGATTCAGAGGACAAAGATGACATGGACATTGCAGATGGCGGAGGTAAAACCAGATGAAACGGCAAACAAGAGCAGTGTTTTGTTTATCTCATCAATTTCATAGTTTCATAGTTTCATAGTTTTATATTATCCACCATGCTTTCGTACCTTTTTGAAACAGGTTAATGGGGTGGAGTAGCAAATCTGTGATGTTTTGAGTAAGGTCATAAAACAGacaaaagctacaaaaaaatacacaccaatgtacagtacaggccaaaagtttggacacaccttctcattcaatgcatttcctttttattttcatgactatttacattgtagattctcactgaaggtatcaaaactatgaatgaacacatatggaattatgtacttaacaaaaaagtgtgaaataactgaaaacatgtcttatattttagatttttcaaagtagccactctttgcttttttattaataagggaaaaaaatccactaattaaccctgacaaagcacacctgtgaagtgaaaaccatttcaggtgactacctcatgaagctcagtgagagaacaccaagggtttgcagagttatcaaaaaaagcaaagggtggctactttgaagaatctaaaatataagacatgttttcagttatttcacacttttttgttaagtacataattccatatgtgttcattcatagttttgatgccttcagtgagaatatacaatgtaaatagtcatgaaaataaagaaacacattgaatgagaaggtgtgtccaaacttttggcctgtactgtaaaccTTAGATGATCTAAAGATTCTAAACCTTCTGGCAGAATGCACCCCCTACAAGCACTTCTTACACTTTCACCATTCAAATTGTGTTCATGCATATTCAGCTTTTATAAGATCACTAACTTTCTTCTACAGTGAAGTAGTAAACCTTGTAGCCTAAGATTGCCTTCATATAGATGCTGACATGAAACAGCTGCTTTTTCTCTCCCATATATGCATATTAGCCATATGCTTTCCATGAAAGTTGTCAATGAAAAATAATCAGTGAATCAAAAAAAGAAACCCAGATGGTGCAATTTGATGACATGAtgagcatttattttatt from Perca fluviatilis chromosome 20, GENO_Pfluv_1.0, whole genome shotgun sequence encodes the following:
- the LOC120548731 gene encoding otoferlin-like isoform X2 — its product is MFMGGGPDPDTISLASVTAVTTNVSNKRSKPDIKMEPSSGRPVDYQISVTVIEARQLVGLNMDPMVCVEIGEDKKYTSMKESTNCPYYNEYFVFDFHVPPDVMFDKILKLSVIHSKNLLRSGTLVGTFKLDVGTIYSQPEHQFYHKWALLIDPEDISGGCKGYIKCDIAVVAKGDTIKTPHKANESEEDDIEGNLLIPEGVPAERQWARYYLKIYKAEGLPRMNTSIMANVKKAFIGENKDLVDPYVLVQFAGQKGKTSVQKSCYEPIWNEQIVFTEMFPPLCKRMKIQLRDSDKVNDVAIGTHFLDLRNISNDGDKGFLPTLGPAWVNMYGSTRTYTLMDEYQELNEGLGEGVSFRARLLINLGVEILDPSSPDITSSTDVQLEGVSNIGETATGKVEEFFLFGSFLEATMIDRKIGDKPINFEVTIGYYGNEIDGAARPNTKGKKGGGDGDEEETELIHNSSEEEMDDDGDLTSVATTPPMKPVITDRNYFHLPYFERKPCIYIKSWWQDQRRRLYNSNIIDNIADKLEDGLNDVQEIIKTEKTYPERRLRGVLEELSQGCSQFLSLANKDQNSSGRTKLDRERLKLCMSDVESIGQQAKAMRSQVKKSTVRDKIKLAQNFLTKLRFLADEPQHSVPDVFIWMISNGKRIAYARVPSKDILYSSIEEETGKDCGKVKTIFLRIPGKKGFGPAGWTVQSKIEIYLWLGLTRQRKDYLKGLPNGFEENKLSKGPGMPCSPPISLTYMMKQIFQLRVHMYQARSLFAADSTGLSDPFARIFFSTQSQVTEILPETLCPTWDQLLVFENVELFGEAIELRDDPPIIVIELYDQDTVGKAEFMGRTFAKPVVKMADEHYGPPRFPPQLEYYQIYRGNCTAGEMLAAFELLQIGPNGKADLPPIDGPTDMERGPILPVPLGIRPVLSKYRIEVLFWGLRDLKRVNLAQVDRPRVDIECAGKGVQSALIPNYKKNPNFSTLVKWFEVDLPENELLHPPLNIRVVDCRAFGRYTLVGSNAVTTLRKFIYRPKDKQANNWSTTEEIIVVNMEPEPGFKKMDTVVKLDSCADTVVKVEDDDKDGKGRKKKRKKGDEIEEDELDESMLDWWSKYFASIETLTEVLKAQEAALSDSEDKDDMDIADGGDIKLDDTPVKATKKGKGKKKKEKPGIDPFEKKKPKLDELKVYPKELEGEFDNFEDWLHSFNLFRGKGGDDEDQNMMDEDRIVGKFKGSLCMYKVSDDMPRDMSFDSNMGMFQNIPHNDPINILVRIYVIRATDLHPADINGKADPYIAIKLGKTEIKDKENYISKQLNPLFGKSFDVEATFPMDSTLTVSIYDWDLVGTDDLIGETKLDLENRFYSKHRATCGVACNYAIHGYNVWRDPMKPTQILAKLCKDGKLDGPHYGPAGRVKVENRVFMAPTEIEDENGLKKQTDEHLALSVLKHWEEIPRVGCKLVPEHVETRPLHHPDKPGIEQGRIEMWVDMFPKDMTAPAPALDISPRKPKKFELRVIIWNTDEVVLEDDDIFTGEKSSDIFVRGWLKGQQEDKQDTDVHYHSITGEGNFNWRFVYPFDYLMAEEKIVISKKESMFAWDETEYKIPARLNLQVWDADHFSADDFLGAIEIDLNRFPRGAKTAKQCTIEMVTNEAEMPMVSIFKQKRIKGWWPFVARNEDDEFELTGKVEAELHLLTGEEAERSPVGEGRNEPDPLEKPNRPDIALLWFLIPFKAAKHLICDQYRWLTIKIVSALLLLAIVALFLYNMPGYMVKKMLGA